A region from the Clavibacter sp. A6099 genome encodes:
- a CDS encoding DUF2256 and DUF3253 domain-containing protein: MAHRASSTKERVPEPKTCASCGRTIEWRRKWERDWDEVRYCSDACRRRGVSDVDERLERRILDLLAHRAGGATICPSEAARAESPDDWRELMEPARRAARRLVDAGEVEITQKGSVVDPSTAKGPIRIRRRR; encoded by the coding sequence ATGGCGCACCGGGCATCGAGCACGAAGGAGCGCGTCCCCGAGCCCAAGACCTGCGCCTCGTGCGGCCGCACCATCGAGTGGCGGAGGAAGTGGGAGCGCGACTGGGACGAGGTGCGCTACTGCAGCGACGCGTGCCGTCGCCGCGGTGTCAGCGACGTCGACGAGCGGCTCGAGCGGCGGATCCTCGACCTCCTCGCGCACCGCGCCGGCGGCGCCACCATCTGCCCGTCGGAGGCCGCGCGCGCGGAGTCGCCCGACGACTGGCGCGAGCTCATGGAGCCCGCCCGCCGCGCAGCCCGGAGGCTCGTCGACGCGGGCGAGGTGGAGATCACCCAGAAGGGCTCGGTCGTCGATCCCTCCACCGCCAAGGGGCCCATCCGGATCCGCCGCCGTCGCTGA
- a CDS encoding GNAT family N-acetyltransferase has translation MPERIRLLTPDDAPALSELRLRSRAFLAPWEPIRQPDHDTPAGQRADLEAALAQHARGQGVPLAILDDDGSVAGRLNLDGIVRGAFESCAMGYWLAADRTGRGLATSAVEAAVALAFGELGLHRVEAGTLLHNAASQAVLARAGFTRFGLAPRYLRIAGEWQDHVLFQRLADDPAV, from the coding sequence GTGCCCGAACGGATCCGCCTGCTGACGCCCGACGACGCCCCCGCCCTGTCCGAGCTGCGCCTGCGCAGCCGCGCGTTCCTCGCGCCGTGGGAGCCGATCCGGCAGCCGGACCACGACACCCCCGCCGGTCAGCGCGCCGACCTCGAGGCGGCGCTGGCGCAGCACGCGCGCGGGCAGGGCGTGCCGCTCGCGATCCTGGACGACGACGGATCCGTCGCCGGCCGTCTCAACCTCGACGGCATCGTGCGTGGCGCCTTCGAGTCGTGCGCGATGGGGTACTGGCTCGCGGCGGATCGCACCGGCCGCGGGCTCGCGACCTCCGCGGTCGAGGCCGCGGTCGCCCTCGCGTTCGGCGAGCTCGGGCTGCACCGGGTCGAGGCCGGCACGCTCCTGCACAACGCCGCGTCGCAGGCCGTGCTCGCCCGCGCGGGCTTCACGCGGTTCGGGCTCGCTCCGCGCTACCTGCGCATCGCGGGGGAGTGGCAGGACCACGTGCTGTTCCAGCGGCTGGCGGACGACCCGGCCGTCTGA
- a CDS encoding FUSC family protein: protein MTSSPAPRPPSTRTLDLEAAMRASVGLLVPLVVLLAIDRLDLALYASFGAFTGLYGRNERYRLRLASVGAGAAMMLVAISTGVLLSLLDAPLGLEAVGLAIVLGGASLVSTAMSLVPPHPLFPVFGLVVCAAVPVDAAQAREALVTAVAAILFSAGVCMSGWLLRRWTPDAHAHRFRALPRIPVRDAGVHRDLAAWTAVVANVVGALVAGAIAVALGLGHHYWAVVTLVAVLPVVRGPLSFTRVAHRVLGTLAGSVVAAGILALHLPAPAVIAVAVACQFAAEIAVGRHYGVALVFITPLALVMGGLGRTLPVLPLVADRVVDTVVGAAVGVVVILVLRALAARRQRPAAVGTA from the coding sequence GTGACCTCATCGCCCGCCCCGCGGCCGCCGTCGACCCGGACGCTCGACCTCGAGGCCGCGATGCGCGCGAGCGTCGGCCTCCTCGTGCCGCTGGTCGTGCTGCTCGCGATCGACCGCCTCGACCTCGCGCTCTACGCGTCGTTCGGCGCCTTCACCGGGCTCTACGGGCGGAACGAGCGGTACCGGCTGCGGCTCGCGAGCGTCGGCGCCGGGGCCGCGATGATGCTCGTCGCGATCTCGACGGGCGTGCTGCTCTCGCTCCTCGACGCCCCGCTCGGGCTCGAGGCGGTGGGTCTCGCGATCGTGCTGGGCGGGGCGTCGCTCGTGTCGACGGCCATGAGCCTGGTGCCGCCGCATCCGCTGTTCCCCGTGTTCGGGCTCGTGGTGTGCGCGGCCGTGCCAGTGGATGCGGCGCAGGCGCGCGAGGCGCTCGTGACGGCGGTCGCGGCGATCCTGTTCTCCGCCGGCGTCTGCATGTCCGGCTGGCTGCTCCGCCGCTGGACGCCCGACGCGCACGCGCACCGCTTCCGCGCGCTGCCCCGGATCCCCGTGCGCGATGCCGGCGTGCATCGCGACCTCGCCGCGTGGACCGCCGTGGTCGCGAACGTCGTCGGCGCGCTCGTGGCGGGCGCGATCGCCGTGGCGCTCGGGCTCGGGCACCACTACTGGGCGGTCGTGACGCTCGTCGCGGTGCTGCCCGTGGTGCGCGGCCCGCTGTCGTTCACGCGCGTGGCGCACCGGGTGCTCGGGACGCTGGCCGGGTCGGTGGTGGCCGCGGGGATCCTCGCGCTGCACCTGCCGGCGCCCGCCGTGATCGCCGTCGCGGTCGCCTGCCAGTTCGCCGCCGAGATCGCGGTGGGGCGGCACTACGGGGTGGCGCTCGTCTTCATCACGCCGCTCGCGCTCGTGATGGGCGGCCTCGGTCGCACGCTGCCCGTGCTGCCGCTCGTGGCGGACCGGGTGGTCGACACGGTCGTCGGCGCCGCGGTGGGCGTGGTCGTGATCCTCGTGCTGCGCGCGCTGGCAGCGCGGCGTCAGCGGCCGGCGGCGGTGGGGACGGCGTAG
- a CDS encoding efflux RND transporter permease subunit, with translation MHLLSVFSLRNRALIALITIVIGVFGGIALTTLKQELIPSVSFPQLAVVTAYPGASPAVVDTDVSTPIERAIQAVPGLESSTATSRTDSSVISASFTYGTDLATAEQKIDQAINRIRTTLPDGIDPVVIAGSIDDLPVIQIAVTSDLSPQDLTAALERSTLGDIRKLAGVRDASLLGTVGQRVVITPDPAEVQAAGLTNQAIRDALDANGSLLPAGSVTEDGTTLSVQSGTRLGSTQDLASLPLLGAAGGRALTIGDVATVELGQDPTTGISRVDGQPSLTIAVTKTPAGNTVDVSHLVTQLLPQLSDDLGSDTKFTVVFDQAPFIEQSISSLTTEGLLGLVFAVLVILVFLMSIRSTIVTAISIPASVLITFIGMLASGYTLNIITLGALTIAVGRVVDDSIVVIENIKRHLSFTPDRLDAIRAAVREVAGAVTASTATTVAVFLPIALVGDITGELFRPFALTVTIALAASLFVSLTIVPVLAYWFLRPEGESRRSRRKAAAAAAAESTRTGAHAAVRGSVDDRGRSGRRARGSHAADGQSEGQSGGEGIGAPTRLQRGYRPILAWTLKHSAVTLVLAILVLGGTVALIPSMKTNFLGDSGQNTLTVSQELPSDTSLEAQDTAATKVEQALIDVQGVDTVQTSIGSDSTSLTSAFGGGGGITFALTTDADADQDAIRERVRTAVDGLTDVGDVSLAAASGGFSSSDITVEITANDSDDLKTSADAVLAAVKDIPSIEQATSNLSETQPYIAVTVDRAKAAAAGLSEQAVGGIVTASRLPAAVGQVVIDEKTLSIYIQDPDAAQSLQGLRDFRIPTARGSVPLSDLATVEVADGPATVTTTGGFRSATVSATPGSDDVGFASSEVSQAVAGVQLPAGAQASLGGVASQQSDAFGQLGLAVLAAILIVYIIMVATFRSLIQPLVLLVSVPFAATGAVLLQVVTGIPLGVASIIGLLMLVGIVVTNAIVLIDLVNQYRTRGMALREAILQGAGRRLRPILMTALATIFALLPLAIGLTGHGGFISQPLAIVVIGGLLSSTVLTLLVLPSLYSLVERAALRIRARGERKRAERGLPAGGSATTTEAGAAG, from the coding sequence CTGCATCTCCTCTCCGTCTTCAGCCTCCGCAACCGGGCACTGATCGCGCTCATCACGATCGTCATCGGGGTGTTCGGCGGCATCGCGCTGACGACGCTCAAGCAGGAGCTCATCCCTTCGGTGTCGTTCCCGCAGCTCGCGGTCGTCACGGCGTACCCGGGCGCGTCGCCCGCGGTCGTGGACACCGACGTGTCGACGCCCATCGAGCGCGCGATCCAGGCGGTGCCCGGCCTCGAGTCCTCCACGGCGACCTCGCGCACCGACTCGTCCGTCATCTCCGCGTCGTTCACCTACGGGACCGACCTCGCGACGGCCGAGCAGAAGATCGACCAGGCCATCAACCGGATCCGCACCACGCTGCCCGACGGCATCGACCCCGTCGTGATCGCGGGCAGCATCGACGACCTGCCGGTGATCCAGATCGCCGTCACGAGCGACCTCAGCCCGCAGGACCTCACGGCCGCGCTCGAGCGCTCGACGCTCGGGGACATCCGGAAGCTCGCGGGCGTGCGCGACGCGAGCCTGCTGGGCACGGTCGGGCAGCGCGTGGTCATCACGCCGGATCCCGCCGAGGTGCAGGCCGCCGGCCTCACGAACCAGGCGATCCGCGACGCGCTCGACGCGAACGGCTCGCTCCTGCCCGCGGGATCCGTGACGGAGGACGGCACGACGCTGTCGGTGCAGTCGGGCACGCGCCTCGGATCCACCCAGGACCTCGCCTCGCTGCCGCTGCTGGGCGCGGCGGGCGGTCGCGCGCTCACGATCGGCGACGTCGCCACGGTCGAGCTCGGCCAGGATCCGACCACCGGCATCTCCCGCGTCGACGGCCAGCCGTCCCTCACCATCGCGGTGACGAAGACGCCCGCGGGCAACACGGTCGACGTCTCGCATCTCGTGACCCAGCTCCTGCCGCAGCTGTCGGACGACCTGGGGAGCGACACGAAGTTCACGGTCGTGTTCGACCAGGCGCCGTTCATCGAGCAGTCGATCTCGAGCCTCACCACGGAGGGCCTGCTCGGCCTCGTGTTCGCGGTGCTCGTGATCCTCGTGTTCCTGATGTCGATCCGGTCCACGATCGTGACCGCGATCTCGATCCCGGCGTCCGTGCTCATCACCTTCATCGGCATGCTCGCCTCGGGCTACACGCTGAACATCATCACCCTCGGCGCGCTGACGATCGCGGTCGGGCGCGTGGTGGACGACTCGATCGTGGTCATCGAGAACATCAAGCGGCACCTCTCCTTCACGCCCGACCGGCTCGACGCGATCCGCGCGGCCGTGCGCGAGGTCGCGGGCGCGGTCACCGCGTCGACCGCCACGACCGTCGCGGTGTTCCTGCCGATCGCGCTCGTGGGCGACATCACCGGCGAGCTGTTCCGGCCGTTCGCGCTGACCGTGACCATCGCGCTCGCCGCGTCCCTGTTCGTCTCGCTGACGATCGTGCCGGTGCTCGCGTACTGGTTCCTGCGGCCCGAGGGGGAGTCGCGTCGGTCGCGGAGGAAGGCGGCCGCCGCCGCGGCTGCGGAGAGCACGCGCACGGGAGCGCACGCCGCGGTCCGCGGATCCGTCGACGACCGCGGGCGATCGGGCCGGCGGGCCCGCGGATCGCACGCCGCCGACGGCCAGAGCGAGGGCCAGAGCGGCGGCGAGGGGATCGGCGCGCCCACGCGCCTCCAGCGCGGCTACCGGCCGATCCTCGCGTGGACGCTCAAGCACTCGGCCGTCACGCTGGTCCTCGCGATCCTCGTGCTCGGCGGCACGGTCGCGCTCATCCCGAGCATGAAGACCAACTTCCTCGGCGACAGCGGCCAGAACACGCTGACCGTGTCGCAGGAGCTGCCGAGCGACACCAGCCTCGAGGCGCAGGACACCGCGGCCACGAAGGTGGAGCAGGCGCTCATCGACGTCCAGGGCGTCGACACCGTGCAGACCTCGATCGGCTCGGACAGCACCTCGCTCACCTCGGCGTTCGGGGGCGGCGGCGGCATCACGTTCGCGCTCACCACCGACGCGGACGCCGACCAGGACGCCATCCGCGAGCGCGTGCGCACCGCGGTCGACGGCCTCACCGACGTGGGCGACGTGTCGCTGGCGGCGGCGTCGGGCGGGTTCTCCTCGAGCGACATCACGGTGGAGATCACCGCGAACGACTCCGACGACCTGAAGACCTCGGCCGACGCGGTCCTCGCGGCCGTCAAGGACATCCCGTCCATCGAGCAGGCCACGAGCAACCTCTCGGAGACGCAGCCGTACATCGCGGTGACCGTCGACCGGGCCAAGGCCGCGGCCGCCGGGCTCAGCGAGCAGGCCGTGGGCGGCATCGTCACGGCGAGCAGGCTGCCGGCCGCGGTCGGTCAGGTCGTGATCGACGAGAAGACGCTGTCCATCTACATCCAGGACCCGGACGCCGCGCAGAGCCTGCAGGGGCTGCGCGACTTCCGGATCCCCACCGCGCGCGGGTCCGTGCCGCTCAGCGACCTCGCGACCGTCGAGGTGGCCGACGGCCCCGCGACCGTCACGACCACGGGCGGCTTCCGCAGCGCGACCGTCAGCGCGACGCCCGGCAGCGACGACGTGGGCTTCGCCTCGTCGGAGGTGTCGCAGGCCGTCGCGGGCGTGCAGCTGCCGGCGGGCGCGCAGGCCTCGCTCGGCGGCGTCGCGTCGCAGCAGTCCGACGCGTTCGGGCAGCTCGGGCTCGCGGTGCTCGCGGCGATCCTGATCGTCTACATCATCATGGTGGCGACGTTCCGGAGCCTCATCCAGCCGCTCGTGCTCCTCGTCTCGGTGCCGTTCGCGGCGACGGGCGCGGTGCTCCTGCAGGTCGTGACGGGGATCCCGCTGGGCGTCGCGTCGATCATCGGCCTGCTGATGCTCGTGGGCATCGTGGTGACCAACGCGATCGTGCTCATCGACCTCGTGAACCAGTACCGGACGCGCGGCATGGCGCTCCGCGAGGCGATCCTGCAGGGCGCCGGTCGACGGCTCCGGCCCATCCTCATGACGGCGCTGGCGACGATCTTCGCGCTGCTGCCGCTCGCGATCGGGCTCACCGGGCACGGTGGGTTCATCTCGCAGCCGCTCGCGATCGTGGTGATCGGCGGCCTGCTGTCGTCGACCGTGCTGACGCTGCTGGTGCTGCCGTCGCTGTACTCGCTGGTGGAGCGCGCGGCGCTGCGGATCCGGGCGCGCGGTGAGCGGAAGCGGGCCGAGCGCGGGCTGCCGGCGGGCGGATCCGCGACGACGACCGAGGCCGGCGCCGCGGGCTGA
- a CDS encoding SDR family oxidoreductase: MQIQDAVVVITGASSGIGAATARAAAAAGARVVLAARREERIRQLAAEIGGDAIAVRCDVTDASDVAALAQAALDAFGRIDVLVNNAGQGLQSSVEALALDDLRAVLELNLVAPLATMQAVIPTMRAQGTGAIVNVSSGTTFADVPGTGGYVASKIALERLSAIARAELDGTGIVVSTLIPFATETEFMASIRAGRAEAEAMTAGATFDTPETVAPAVLALVASGDARMDLVPAAYGGSR, translated from the coding sequence ATGCAGATCCAGGACGCGGTCGTCGTCATCACGGGAGCGTCGTCGGGCATCGGGGCGGCCACGGCACGTGCGGCCGCCGCAGCTGGCGCGCGGGTGGTGCTCGCGGCCCGGCGGGAGGAGCGGATCCGGCAGCTGGCGGCGGAGATCGGCGGCGACGCGATCGCCGTGCGCTGCGACGTCACCGACGCGTCCGACGTCGCCGCGCTGGCGCAGGCCGCCCTCGACGCCTTCGGTCGCATCGACGTGCTCGTGAACAACGCCGGCCAGGGCCTCCAGTCGTCGGTCGAGGCCCTGGCGCTCGACGACCTCCGCGCCGTCCTCGAGCTCAACCTCGTGGCGCCCCTCGCGACGATGCAGGCGGTGATCCCGACCATGCGCGCGCAGGGCACCGGCGCGATCGTCAACGTCAGCTCGGGCACCACGTTCGCCGACGTGCCCGGCACGGGCGGCTACGTCGCATCCAAGATCGCGCTGGAGCGCCTGTCGGCGATCGCCCGCGCGGAGCTGGACGGCACGGGCATCGTCGTCTCGACGCTCATCCCGTTCGCGACCGAGACCGAGTTCATGGCCTCGATCCGCGCGGGCCGCGCCGAGGCCGAGGCGATGACCGCGGGCGCGACCTTCGACACCCCGGAGACGGTCGCCCCTGCGGTGCTCGCGCTCGTCGCGAGCGGCGACGCGCGCATGGACCTGGTGCCGGCGGCGTACGGCGGGTCGCGCTGA
- a CDS encoding DEAD/DEAH box helicase — protein MPYNNDSPRGAKRAPAGSRSPNHRGYNSDPAPKKQRWNADERAQRSGQDDRPQRGGAARPARGGDRPNWEPRAERPAGRGERPAYGDRPNRANARPERGGDARPQRGERPSYGGGNDRGQRSERPSYGAERGQRSERPSYGNSRPDRGGERSERPSYNDRAPRNDRPSYGNDRPQRSERPAHNDRNERPSYGDRAQRSERPSYGDRAQRSERPAYNDRAERPSYGDRAQRSERPAYNDRPARTERPSYNDSRPARTERPSYNDSRPARTERPSYGDRAERSERPAYNDRPARTERPSYGDRPQRSERPSYGDRPQRNERPSYDDARPKRDSDFYPSKEGAPRHAPSEDFVLERLEAQATTAKDVDGVTFAALGLGQNIVRVLEELGAASPFPIQAATIPDVLAGRDVLGRGRTGSGKTIAFGAPLVERLLENDGAKNRKMGRKPRALILAPTRELAMQIDRTVQPIARSVGLFTTTIFGGVPQFKQVGALQRGVDILIATPGRLEDLIDQGRLDLSEIVVTVLDEADHMCDLGFLEPVQRILRQVKKDGQRLLFSATLDKGVATLVNEFLPNPRVHEVAGEDQASSTIDHRVLLIEQRDKAAIIEQLSSGEGKTLIFARTRAFAEQLADQLEDAGIPATSLHGDLNQARRTRNLQLLTSGKVRVLVATDVAARGIHVDDIGLVIQADAPDEYKSYLHRAGRTGRAGKQGTVVTLITKARRRRMDDLLGRAEIKATTVMAAAGDRVIADLARV, from the coding sequence ATGCCCTACAACAACGACTCCCCGCGCGGCGCCAAGCGCGCCCCCGCCGGATCCCGCAGCCCGAACCACCGCGGCTACAACTCGGATCCCGCCCCCAAGAAGCAGCGCTGGAACGCCGACGAGCGCGCCCAGCGCTCCGGCCAGGACGACCGCCCCCAGCGCGGCGGCGCAGCCCGCCCCGCGCGCGGCGGCGACCGCCCCAACTGGGAGCCCCGCGCCGAGCGCCCCGCCGGTCGCGGCGAGCGTCCCGCGTACGGCGACCGCCCCAACCGCGCCAACGCGCGCCCCGAGCGTGGCGGCGACGCCCGACCGCAGCGCGGCGAGCGCCCCTCCTACGGCGGCGGGAACGACCGCGGCCAGCGCAGCGAGCGCCCCTCGTACGGCGCCGAGCGCGGCCAGCGCTCCGAGCGTCCGTCGTACGGGAACTCGCGTCCCGACCGTGGCGGCGAGCGCTCCGAGCGTCCGTCCTACAACGACCGCGCGCCGCGCAACGACCGTCCCTCGTACGGGAACGACCGGCCGCAGCGGTCGGAGCGTCCGGCCCACAACGACCGGAACGAGCGCCCCTCGTACGGCGATCGCGCCCAGCGTTCCGAGCGCCCGTCGTACGGCGACCGCGCCCAGCGTTCCGAGCGTCCCGCGTACAACGACCGCGCCGAGCGCCCGTCGTACGGTGACCGCGCCCAGCGTTCCGAGCGTCCCGCGTACAACGACCGCCCGGCTCGCACCGAGCGTCCGTCGTACAACGACTCGCGTCCGGCTCGCACGGAGCGCCCGTCGTACAACGACTCCCGCCCGGCGCGCACGGAGCGCCCCTCCTACGGCGACCGCGCCGAGCGCTCTGAGCGTCCCGCGTACAACGACCGTCCTGCTCGCACGGAGCGCCCGTCGTACGGCGACCGCCCGCAGCGGTCCGAGCGTCCGTCATACGGCGACCGCCCCCAGCGCAACGAGCGCCCGTCCTACGACGACGCCCGCCCCAAGCGCGACAGCGACTTCTACCCGAGCAAGGAGGGCGCCCCGCGCCACGCTCCGTCCGAGGACTTCGTGCTCGAGCGCCTCGAGGCCCAGGCCACCACGGCCAAGGACGTCGACGGCGTGACCTTCGCGGCCCTCGGCCTCGGCCAGAACATCGTCCGCGTGCTCGAGGAGCTGGGTGCGGCCAGCCCGTTCCCGATCCAGGCCGCCACGATCCCCGACGTGCTCGCCGGTCGCGACGTGCTCGGCCGCGGTCGCACCGGATCCGGCAAGACCATCGCGTTCGGCGCGCCCCTCGTGGAGCGCCTGCTCGAGAACGACGGCGCGAAGAACCGCAAGATGGGCCGCAAGCCCCGCGCGCTGATCCTCGCCCCGACGCGCGAGCTCGCCATGCAGATCGACCGCACGGTGCAGCCCATCGCCCGCTCGGTCGGCCTGTTCACCACCACGATCTTCGGCGGCGTGCCGCAGTTCAAGCAGGTCGGTGCGCTGCAGCGCGGCGTCGACATCCTCATCGCGACCCCCGGCCGCCTCGAGGACCTCATCGACCAGGGCCGCCTCGACCTCTCCGAGATCGTCGTCACGGTCCTCGACGAGGCCGACCATATGTGCGACCTCGGCTTCCTCGAGCCCGTGCAGCGGATCCTCCGCCAGGTGAAGAAGGACGGCCAGCGCCTCCTCTTCTCCGCCACGCTCGACAAGGGCGTCGCGACGCTCGTCAACGAGTTCCTGCCGAACCCCCGCGTCCACGAGGTCGCGGGCGAGGACCAGGCGTCGTCGACCATCGACCACCGCGTGCTCCTCATCGAGCAGCGCGACAAGGCCGCGATCATCGAGCAGCTCAGCTCGGGCGAGGGCAAGACGCTGATCTTCGCCCGCACCCGCGCGTTCGCCGAGCAGCTCGCCGACCAGCTCGAGGACGCCGGCATCCCGGCGACGTCGCTGCACGGCGACCTCAACCAGGCGCGCCGCACGCGCAACCTGCAGCTCCTCACGAGCGGCAAGGTCCGCGTGCTCGTGGCGACCGACGTGGCCGCCCGCGGCATCCACGTGGACGACATCGGCCTGGTCATCCAGGCCGACGCGCCCGACGAGTACAAGAGCTACCTCCACCGCGCCGGCCGCACGGGCCGCGCGGGCAAGCAGGGCACCGTCGTGACGCTGATCACGAAGGCACGCCGCCGCCGCATGGACGACCTCCTGGGTCGCGCCGAGATCAAGGCGACGACGGTCATGGCCGCCGCCGGGGACCGCGTCATCGCGGACCTCGCGCGCGTCTAG